The genome window CCCTCACCCGGCCCTGCGGGCCACCCTCTCCCGGCGGGAGAGGGGACGTGGGTCACTCGGTCGCCTGGAAGGAAGGCTTGCTTCACGCACCCAGGTTCGATTCCAGGTCGGCCAGGATGTCGACGACGTTGTCGAAGCCGGGGAGGAGGGCGTTGCGGGCGTCGTCCTTGAGCCAGCCGAGGACCTTCTTCTCGGCCGACATGACGGTCGAGTGGTTGCGGCCTCCGAAGTAGCGGCCGATCTCGCTGTAGCTGGCCCCGGCGTGCTTGCGGGCCAGGTACATCGCCAGCATCCGGGGGTAGGCCAGGGTCCGGACGCGGCTTTCCGACTTCAGGCCGTCGCCGTCGATCTGGAAGAAGACGCAGACGGCCTTCTCCACGTCGCGGAGGGCGATCGAACGGATCGTGCAGCGGATCGTCTCACCGAGTGCGGCGCGGGCGGTCGCCAGGCTCAGGGGGCGGCCGGCCAGCGAGGCGTGGGCGACCACGCTCTGGAACGCCCCCTCCAGCTCGCGGACGCTCGACTTGATGTTCTCGGCCAGGTAGTCGACGACCGCCGCCGGGGCCTCGATCCCCTTCGCGGCCGCCTTCGCCCGGACGATCGCCCGCCGCGACTCCAGGTCGGGGGCCTCGATCTTGACGACCATCCCGCCGAGGAACCGCGTGGCCAGCTCGTCGGTGAGCTTGGCGATCTTCCGCGGGTGCTGGTCGGACGCCAGCACGATCGCCGCGCCCCGGTCGGCCAGGGCGTTGAACGTGTGGAGGAACTCCTCCTGCGTCGCCCGCTTTGAGGCCAGGAAGTGGACGTCGTCCACGACCAGCACGTTGGCGTTGCGGAACCGGTTGCGGAAGCTCGTCAGCGAGGCCGTCCGCATCGCTTCCAAAAAGCCGTTGGTGAAGGCCTCGGCCGTGACCAGCACCACGTTTAGCCCGGGGTGGGACTGCCGCAACCCCTGGGCGATCCCCTCCAGCATGTGGGTCTTACCCAGGCCGACCCCAGCGTGGATGAACAGCGGGTTGAACGACTTCCCGGCCGAGCGGACCATCTCACGGGCGGCCGCCGCGGCGAGTTGCGCCCCGCCCCCCGCCACGAAATCGTCGAGCTTCCGCAAGGGCCGCGCCGGCGAGGTCGGCGAGACGAACCGGGGAGGGGCGGGCTGGTCGATCGTCGGCCTTTCGGCGGGGGCCGCGGGGCGGGTCACGCCGGGGATCGGAACCGTCACCACGGGGCGACGGTCGGCGGGAGCCGCAGGCTCGACCACCTCGCCGCCGGTCCGGGGATCGGCCTCGTCCTGCACGGCGAACGAGACGGGCAGGGCCCGGCCGATCACCTGCTTCACCGCGTCGGCCACGTTGGCCGCGAAGCCCGACTTGATCCGATCGCGGAAGTAGGCGTTGGGCGTGGTGACCTGCACCGAGGCCCCGTCGCCGGCGACGTTCATCCGGACGCCTTCGCCGAACCAGAGCCCGAACCGCGACTCGCCGATCCGCTCCGCCACCGCGTCCCGAAGCGCCGATTCCAACGCGTCCGCAACCTCCGCCCGGGGCGCCGTCGCCTGCTTGTCGATTCCCTTCGCCCCGATCATGATCACACCCCTTCGCCGCGAGTCGCCCCGTCGTCTTTCTCTCTCCGTCAGCGGTCGCCCAGGTGAATCCGATCCCGCAACTGGATCAGTTTCCCTCGTCGGCCACGAAGATATGCCCCCTGCGCAGGACCCTGTCAAAGACGGGGACCGGGCGATTCAGGCAAGACGCGCCCCGATGCGCCAGCCGTGCCGGATGCGCCAGGGTAAGCCTTGCCGAAGGCGGAAAAGAGGAGGGGAGAACGGCGTTAAGGTGGGAGAAATCGAGCGCGTTCGCGGGATGCGCCGGTCGGCGCGAGGGGCGTTTGCCTCGTCCTGGGTTTGCCCTGGAGTCGCGGGCGGCCTTCGGCCGAAGGCGCGGTCCCGCCGTTACATCTCTGGGGCGGAGGCTCGTGGCCTGGTGAACCCAGAGGGTTTGAGGATAAAATGAGGTCCTGGAACAGTCGGGGGACCCCCACGAGGTCGCACCATGTCGGACCGGGCGGTCGAGGACGGGTCGGACTCGTGGTCGGCGTCGGCGTCGGGCGACGTCGATCCGGCGCTGGCGCGGCTGTTCTCCGAGCTGATGGAGCGGCTGGACGCGGGCGAGGCGATCGACGTCGAGGCGGTCGTCGCCGAACATCCTCAGTGGGCGGAGGAGATCCGCCGTTTGACGCCCGCCCTGCTGGACCTCTCCGCCCTGCGCGGCGACGCGCCGGCGGCCCGAGAATTCGGCGGCTTTCGGATCGACCGCGAGATCGGCCGCGGCGGCATGGGGATCGTGTACGAGGCCGAGCAGACCGCGCTGGGGCGTCGAGTGGCGCTGAAGGTCTTGCTCTCGGCCGCGGCGATGGACGCCCACGCGCTGCGGCGGTTCCAGCTTGAGGCCCAGGTCGCCGGCCTGCTGCAACATCCCCGGATCGTCCCGGTGTACGACGTGGGAGTGGTGCAGGGGACCCCCTATTACGCCATGCGACTCGTCCGCGGCGGCAGCCTGGCCGACCTCGTCGCCGCCATGCGCGCCATGGCCGACGACCCGCCCGACGAATCGGACCGTCCCGGATTCTGGAGCGGCTGGACGAAATTCGTCTTCCCCCCTGGAGGGGGAAGACAGACCGCGCCGCGGTCAGTTGAGGGGGACGACCGGCGCGGGGTTGAGAACGAGTCGTCTGACGCAGATCCGACGCCGGTCTCCCCCTCATCCGGCCCTACGGGCCACCTTCCCCCTCCAGGGGGGAAGGCCCCTGATGACGTCTTCCCCCCTGGAGGGGGAAGACAGACCGCGCCGCGGTCAGATGAGGGGGACGACCGGCGCGGGGCGAGCAACCGGACGCCTGATCGGAACGCGGGGCCGATCCCCCCTCATCCGTCCGCTTCGCGGCCACCTTCCCCCGCGAGGGGGGAAGGCCGTTATGGTCCGGACTCGCTTCCCACAGCCGATCCGCACGAGGAGGAATCGGACATCGGCGAGTTGGCCGTCGGCCTGCTCTCGGGTCGGTTCGCGCCCGAGCATGAGGAGGACGAGGCTCCCGGCGCGGGGCCGCCGTTGAAGCTGCGGCTGCCGGTGCACGGTTCGTTGGGGTCGCGGTCGTACATTCGGACGGTGGCGAGGCTGGGGGTGCAGGTTGCGGAGGCCCTGGGGTACGCCCACGAGCAGGGGGTGACGCATCGGGACGTGAAGCCGGCGAACCTGCTGCTGGACCGCAAGGGGGACGTCTGGGTCGTCGACTTCGGCATGGCCGACGTCCAGGGCGCCGGCGGCCTGACGGTCAGCGGCGACCTGCCGGGAACCCTCCGCTACATGAGCCCCGAGCAGGCCACCGGCCGCCGGGCGCTCGTCGACCGCCGGACCGACGTTTACGCCCTGGGCGCGACGCTCTATGAGCTGCTCACGCTCCGCCCGGCCGCGACCGGCCAGGACCGGCAGGAGATCCTGCGCCGGGTCGTGGAGGAGGAGCCCACGCCGATCCGCCGTCTGAACCCGGCGGTCCCCGTCGACCTGGCCACGGCCGTCGCCAAGGCGATGGCCAAGAACCCGGCCGACCGCTACGACACAGCCGCCAGGTTCGCCGAGGATCTGCGGCGGTTTCTCGACGGCCGGCCCATCGCCGCCCGTCCCGTGGGCGCCCCGGCGCGGCTCTGGCGGTGGTGCCGTCGCAAGCCGATCCTGGCGGGGCTTTCGGCCGCGCTGGCGGCCTCGCTGATTCTGGGTCTCGCGGGAGCGGCCTGGAGCTGGCGGCGGTCGGTGATCCAGGAGCGTCGGCTGGCGGCCTCGGCGGCGAAGCTCGCGGCGGTCGACGGCTTCCTCATCAGGCAGTTGCTGGAACTGGCCTCGCCGGAGCACAACCCCGACGGCGGCAAGACCTCGATCCGCGAGGCGCTCGACCGCGCCGCGGCCGAGGTCGGCCCGTCGCTGGCGGGGCAGCCGGAGGTCGAGGCGGCCGTCCGACTGGAGATCGGTAAGGCGTACCACGGGATGGGCGACTACGCGGCCAGCGAGCGGCACCTGCGCACCGCGTACGACCTCCTCCGAACCCGTCCTGAAGCCCCGGCCGACGACGCGCTGGCGATCCAGGCCGAGCTGGCCCACACGCTCGACCACCTGACCCGATGGGACGAGGCCGAGCCGCTCCTGGTCGACGCCGTCGCCCGCTCACGGCGAGTGCTGGGGCCCGGCGCCGAGACCTCGCTGCGGGCCTCGAACTACCTCGCCGCCTTCCTCAACGACCGGGGTCGGCTCAACGAGGCCGAGGCCGCTTACCGCCGCACGATCGCGGAGTCCGAAGGCGGTCTCAAAAAGCTGCCGCCGGAGATCGTCCTCTCTGCGCGGGGCAACCTGGCGGACATCCTCCGCCGCCAGAAACGACTCGACGAGGCCGAGGCTTTGCTCCGCCCGACGATCGACGATTCCATCGATATCCTCGGCCGCAAGAATCCGGCGACGCTCTCAGCCCGGAACAACCTGGCCGCCGTGCTGGAGAGTCGGGGTGAGTATCAGGAGGCCGAACGCATCTTCCGCGAGGATCTGGAAATCAACCGCGAGGTCCTCGGCCCCGAGCACGTGGGGACGCTCACCTGCGGCTACAATCTGGCCCACGTCCTGATCAAGCTGGGCCGGCTCGACGAGGCCGAGCCTCTGCTGCGCTCCACCCTGGAAACCCAGCGCCGGGTGATGGGACCCGAACACCCCGCCACCCTCTTCGTCGCCGCGGCCCTGGGCGACCTGCTCCGGACCCGGGGCCGGCTCGACGAGGCCGAGTCTCTCCTGCGTTCCACCCTGGAAGCCCAGCGTCGGATCCTGGGCCCCGACCACGCTGACGTCAAAAGGACCGCCGCGCGACTGGAATCCCTCGCCGGCGACCGCGCCGTCGCCGACCGACGACGCCCGTAAACCACGCCCTGTTGAAACCGCGATCATGTGCGCTAAATTCGGCGATTTGGTCGTATCGTATCGAGTGGAGGGACCGGCGAACCTCCGCTCATCACAATCGGCGAGCATCCCCGAGCAGTCCCCGCGAATATGGCCGAACGAACCCACCCTCCGAACCCGATTCCGACGCCCAAGGTCCGGGCCGTCGCGGACTTCCGTCGCATGGGTTCGTCGTGGGTCGGTGCGAACGAAGCCGGCTCGATTTCAGGAAGGACGACCGGCCTTCTGTCCCCTCTCCCGCCGGGAGAGGGTGGCCCGAAGGGCCGGGTGAGGGTCGTTGGACTTGTAGGCATAGTGTGGATTGAGAGCTTGCGCGACCGGCATGCCTCCCGAAGTCCGACGACCCTCATCCGCCGCTGCGCGGCACCTTCTCCCGGGGGGAGAAGGGACTCTTGGCTCGGCTTCCCGGCACGTCGCACCATCGCGAAATCAACCGAACGAACCCGCCGCAATCCCCCGATTTCCTCGCCCAACACGAACATCCGCAAGACGTTCCGTCCGACGGCTTCGGCCGCGCCCGGGTGCGAACGAAGCCAGCGCCGGCGGGGGGGCGGTCCCTTGATCGGGGCGGTCCGGCGTCGTCCAATGAGCGGATCGTCAGAAAGCTCGGATTCGGACCAGAGGAGGGTGCTGAGATGAGGCGGTCGTTCACGGCGGCGGCGTTCGTGCTCCTGGGGATTTCGGCCTCGGCCTCGGAGCCGCTCTCGCGCGCGGAGCCGGAGGCGATGGGGGTGTCGTCGGCGGCGGTCCGGGACTTCGTCCTGGCGGCCGACAAGATCGACTCGTTCCACAGCGTGATCGTCGTCCGGCACGGCAAGGTCGTGGCCGAGGGCTGGTGGTCCCCCTATGACGCGGAGACCCGCCACGCGCTCTTCTCGCTCTCCAAGAGCTTCACTTCCACGGCCGTCGGCCTGGCCGTCGCCGAGGGGAAACTCTCCATCGACGACCCCGTCCTGAAGTTCTTCCCGGAGGACGCCTCGGAGAACCCCAGCGCCAACCTGAAGGCCATGCGCGTCAGCGACCTGCTGCGGATGTCGACCGGCCACAAGGACGAGCCCAAGCGGGCCGAGGACCAGGTCTGGACCAAGGTCTTCCTTGCCCAGGAGGTTCCGTTCAAGCCGGGGACGCACTTCCTGTACAACACGTCGGGGACGTACATGGCCTCGGCGATCGTCCAGAAGGCCGTCGGGCAGACGGTGCTCGACTACCTCCGCCCCCGCCTTTTCGACCCGCTCGGCATCGACGACCCCGAATGGGGGACGAGCCCTCAAGGCGTCTCGCTGGGGGGCTACGGACTGAGCATCCGGACGGAAGACATCGCCAAATTCGGACAGCTTTACTTGCAGAAAGGTCGATGGAACGGCCGGCAGATCGTGCCGGAAGCCTGGGTGAACGCCGCCACCAAGCTCCAGACCTCCAACGGCAGCAACCCCAAGAGCGACTGGGAGCAGGGCTACGGCTACCAGTTCTGGCGGTGCCGCAACGGCGGCTATCGCGGCGACGGCGCCTTCGGCCAGTACTGCGTCGTCCTGCCTGAGAAGGACGCCGTGGTCGCCATTACGAGCGCCGTGAAGAACATGCAGGAGGTGCTCGACCTCGTCTGGGACAAGCTCCTCCCCGGCCTGATGAACGAGCCCCTGCCGGCCGACGCCCAGGCTCGCGAGGCTCTCGCCCAGACGCTGACCGGCCTGAAAATGAAGACTCCCGAGGGCGCCCCCGCGCCGGGGTCCTCGGTGAAGGTGGTGGGGCGGACGTTCGGTTTCGAGCCCAACGCGCGGAAGCTGGAGGCCCTGCGGGTGGAGCAGGCCGATAACGGCCCGATCACGCTGGTCCTCCGCGTCGACGGCGCCGACCGTCGCATCCCCTGCGGCCGGGGCGAGTGGGTCAAGTCCCGCGCCGCCGTCACCGGCTTCCCCGAACAGCCCGTCGCCGCCTCCGCCGCCTGGACGGCCGAGGACACCCTGACCGCCCAGGTCGTCCTCGTCGAGAGCCCGTTCCGCGTCACCTATCGCATCAAGTTCGACGGCGACAAGGCGACCGTCGACCCGGAAGTGAACGTCGCCTTCGGCGGGGCCCGGCCTGGAGCGCTGACGGGCAAGGCTGAATGAGCGACGTCTTCCCCCCTGGAGGGGGAAGACAGACCGCGAAGCGGTCAGATGAGGGGGACGACCGCCGTCGAAGTTACATCCCGCGAACGCTTTGAACGCCAGGCCGATCGTCCCCCTCATCCGGCCCTTCGGGCCACCTTCCCCCTCCAGGGGGGAAGGCTGAATAACCCAGATCGAGACCCCCACATGACCCCGCCCGCCATCGCTGCAGAGCCCGACCGTCCCACGACCGGTCCGCTGGTCGTGGGGCCCGTGCGCGGCTTCTGGCAGACGCGCGATCCGGGCGGGTGGATTTGGGGGGCCCTGTATACGCCGCTCGCGGCGGCGCTGGCGGTCGACCAGCTCAATCGGCAGGTCGACGACCATCTGGGGATCGGGATGAGCGTCGTCCTGGTCCGGCTGCTCATCACGGCGGCCGCCGTCGGCCCCATGCTCCTGATCCTCGGGTCGTCCTCGTGGGGCGAGGCCCGTTGGCGGATCGACGATCAGGGCGTCTCCTTCGCCCCGCCGAAGGGTGAGCCGACCTTCCTGGCCTGGCCCGACGTGGAGCAGCTCAAGCTGGCCGACGCGATCATCCTCCGCGGCCGAGCCGCCCGCGTGACGTTCTCCTCGACCCTCCCCGAGCCCGATCGTCGCGAGGTCGCCCGGCGCATCCACGAACGTCTGGAGGCCGACTTCGACTGGGAGCCCCGGCCGATTCCTCGACGCACGGTCGGAGGCTTCATCCGGCTGCTCACCACCGAGGCGACCCTGCTGACGGCCTTCGTCGCGACGACCTTCGGCCCCGCCGTCATCCAGCAGGCCGGCGGGCCTCCGATCGCCTGGATCGGACGCATCGCCTTCATCGTCTGGCTGATCCTCCTCGCCGCGTCCTTCGTCACCCGCCACAAGCGCGCCGAGGACCGCCGCTGGATCTCCCGACGCCCCGCCGCTCCCTCCCTGTAACTCATGGACGACTGAGATCCCCGCCGTGTCGACCAGCCCCACCAGCACCGATCCCTCCGACCGTCCCACGACCGGGCCGCTGGTCATCGGGCCGGTGCGCGGCGTGTGGGAGGTCCGCGACATGGATGCTGATCCCTGGACCTGGGTCGCGATCTTCGGGCCGTGGGTGGTCGCCCTGGTCGCGGCGTCCCTTGAAGGCGTGATCGATTCGATGCTGGGCGATCACTTGGGAGGGGGTAAGAGCCTGCCCCTCCTGATGGGGCTTTCGTTCCCGGGCATCATCGTCGTCTTCTTTCGATCATCGGCCTGGGGGAACGCCTGTTGGCGACTCGACGACGCAGGCGTCTCCTACACGCCGCCGAGGAGGAAGCCCACCTCGCTCGCCTGGGACGACGTGGAGCGGGTCAAGCTGCTGGGCTCAATCACCCTGCGGGGGCTGGGCCGTAAGATCCTGTTCCCCGTGACCCTTCCCGAAGCCGACAGGCGCGAGGCCGCGCGGTGGATCCGAGAACGACTGGGGCGCGACTTCGACCTGGAGCCTCGCCCTCGCCCCCGGGCGTCGATCGAGAGTTCCCTCCGATTGATGACGATCGGCCTCGCCGTGGCGGCGGTCGTCTGCGCGACGTCGTTCGGCCCGGTCTTGATTCAGGAATCCGGCGGCCCGCGGATCGCCTGGATCGGGCGAACCGCGTTTGGGTGTTGGATGTTCCTCTTCCTCGCCGGATCGATAACGTTCCTGCGGCATCAAGTGGTGAAGGCGGGTTGGGTTTTGAGGCGTCCCGCCGTCGACGGCTTCAAACGACAGCCCACCGCACTGGAGTAACTTCGTCATGAGCAGGGCATGGACGATGGGCGCGCTGATCGCAACGTACTTCCTCGGGACCTCGGCGAACGGGGCCGAGCCGGGTCGCTATGAGCTGCAGGCGCGGGAGGTGACGGACTACATCCAGAGGACGTTCCTCGATGCGAGGACCGGTCTGTACGTGGCGACCGAGTCGAAGCATCGGCCGGATTTCGCGTGGGGGCAGGGGGTGGCCCTGGCGAATCTCGTGGCGGCGGCGCGGGTTGAGCCGGACGCTTATCGCAAGACGCTCGACGGGTACGTCAAGGCGCTCGACGTCTACTGGGACGCCAAGGCCAAGGTCCCCGGCTATGAGCCCTCGCCCACGCGCGGGAACGGCGACGACAAGTATTATGATGACAATGCGTGGATCGTCCTCTCGCTGCTGGAGGCTTACGAGACCGACCACAACCCCAAGCGGCTGGAACGGGCTGAGGCCACCCTCCGGTTCGCGCTCAGCGGCTGGGACGACGCGATCGGCGGCGGGATCTGGTGGCACGAGGGGCACAAGGACGGCACCAAGAACACCTGCTCCAACGCCCCCACGGCCGTCGGCTGCCTGCGGCTGGCCCGCGTCAAGCCGGACGACGAGGCCGCGAAGCAGATCGACGAGGCCCGCCGGATCGTCGCCTGGACCCGCGACTCGCTCCAGACCGAGGACGGCCTGTACCACGACCGCAAGGTGGTCGCCACCGGCGAAATCAAGCGCGGCAAGCTGACGTACAACGCCGGCCTGATGCTCCGCGCCTTCCTGGGCCTCTATCGAGCCACGGGCGACGAGTCGTACCTGAGAGAAGCCCGGCGGATCTCCGACGCCTCCGACTGGTTCATCTCCGCCCGAAACGGCGTCTACCGCGACGACGTCAAGTTCGCCCACCTTCTGGTCGAGGCCGACCTGGAATTCCACCGGACCACCGGCGACGCCCACGCCCTCGATCGGGCCCGGCGGAACGTCGACGCCTTCTACGCCCACTGGCAGGCCGACCCGCCGGCCGACATGATCTCCAACGCCTCCATCGCCCGCATCCTCTGGCTCTTCTCCGAAACCGAGACCGACGCCGGCCGCGAATTCTGGTCCCACGCCGATAAGCCGCGGTTGTGAGATGCGATCAGATCAAAGCTGCATCCCCCTCGCCCCGGCCGATCTTCCTCGGCCATGACCTCGTTGCGAGCCGTCTCCATCATGTGCGACGACGAATACGACGACGAATACGGAACCTGCGCTCAGACCTATGCGTCGCTCTGTATCTATCCGGGTGAGATCGACCCGACCGAGGTCACGGAACGTCTTGGGGTCGAGCCCTCAAGCTGGCAACGTCAAGGAGAACTCCAGCAACGAGCCGACAGGCGGCCGAGGGCGGCGACCCTCAACGGCTGGTTCCTCACATCGAAGGGATGTATCGACTCGCGGGACTCGCGCCGGCACATCGACTGGATCCTCGACCAGATCGAGCCGAGCGCGGAGGCGCTCCGCTCGCTGCAACGCGAAGGATGCCGGACGGAAGTCTCTTGCTTCTGGATCTCCCAGAGCGGACACGGGGGACCGACGATCCCGCCGAGCCAGATGCGGAGGCTTGCCGACCTCAGCCTGGAGCTGTGGTTCGATTTCTACGGCCCCCACGACGAGGACGACGCTTGAAATCAACCGGCGCGGCGACGGCCCAGAGCGGGGGCGGAGAGCGGGGCGGGCATGGCCAGGGTCGTTGGCTCGGGGGCTTCGATGGCGTAGTCGACGCCGCCCAGTTCGGTGGGGGTCAGGACGGAGGCGCCATCGACGTGACCTGCGCCCGCGCCATGGCTACAATCGCTTTCCGGCGGCGGGTGGCGGCCCACGTCGGGCCGCGTCCGTCCCGTTTCCCTTTCGGAGGCGGTCATGAAGGCGATTCTCTCCCTGGCGATGATCATCGGGGCGTGCGGCCTGGCGGGCGCTTCGGACGACAAGGCGGCCGATCCTGTCGGCAAATGGCAGTGCAGCTATGAGATCGGCGACCAGAAGCGGACCTCCACCCTGACGATCAAGAAGGAAGGGGACGGGTTCGCCGGGACCATGGAATGGGCCGACCAGAAGGACGAGAAGCTCAAGGACGTGAAGTTCAAGGACGGGAAGCTGACGTTCTCCGCCGTGCGGAAGTTCCAGGACAACACGATCCCCATCGACTACACGCTGAAGGTCGAAGGCGACGAGCTCAAGGGGAAGGGCGAGGCGGAATTCCAGGGCGACAAGCGCGAGTTCGAGATCGAGGCCAAGCGGGAGAAGCCCGAGGCGAAGTAAGAGACCGTCCCAAGCGCGCTGGACTGAGCAGACAACGGCCTTCCCCCCTGGAGGGGGAAGGTGGCCCGAAGGGCCCGATGAGGGGGACGACCACCGTCGGACGTGGAGCCGACGGGTCATTCTCAATCCCGAGGCGGTCGTCCCCCTCATCTGACCGCTTGGCGGTCTGTCTTCCCCCTCAAGGGGGGAAGACGTCGAAGCGCCGCCCTTCGACTTACCGACAATCTCAAAGCCCAGGCTCCCCGGCCTCAGACATACGCAATCCACCGCCGGATGAGTTCGGCACGTGCGTCTTCCTGGCTTCCGCGTCCCTGCTAAACTCAATCAGCGCGGATGCTCCTCACGGCTTCCTGAATCGCCTGGCGCAAGGCCGCATCGGGATTGTCGCGCTCCAGCTTGCTCAAGTCTTCGAGGGCCGGTTGAGCCGCGGGGCCGATCCGGCCAAGAAGATAGAGGACCCTCTGGCGGCGATCAGGAGATCCCTGCCTCAACGTCGTCCGAAGGGATGGCACGGCGGCCGCGCCTGAGGGGCCGTATTTCGAGAGCACCACGGTGGCTTGCTGTTGGACGTAGTTCTGCGGCGCGTCTCGCAGCAGCGCCGCGATCGGCTCAAGCAGCGCCTGGGCTTCGGGGGAGTCGGGGTCGATTGTGGCGATCGCATCAGCTGCATCCAGGGCCGAGTTCTGCGGTTCGGCGAGTTCGCGCTGGGCCGCTTTCGCAAGCGCCGGCAGGGCGGGGCGTGCGAGAGGCCCGAGCTTGGCCAGGGCGTTGGGGATGGTTCGACGGAGGATGAAATCGTCCGGGTCCAGGGCGTTCACCAGGGCCGGGATCATCGCCAGCGGCGGAGCGGGCAGGATCCCGAACGACCATCCGATCGCGGAGTGCTCCTCACGGCTGGAAGCGGTCCCGAGCTGCTGGAGGAGCAAGGGGTAAGTCAGGTCGGAATCGGGCCAACCCCGGGCGAGGCTGCCGGCGGCCGCGGCTCGTACCGCGGGCTCCGCGTCGTTCTTCATCACCGAGATGATCGAAGCCGGGCCCTCGCCGGTCGTGGGGGCGATCCGTGCGAACGTCCGGGCCGCCGCACTTCGGACCTCGGGATCGGGATCGTTCAGCAACCGGAGGAGCGGCGCCACGGCTCGGCCGTCCGTCGTTCCGATCGTCACGCTGGTCGGCCGGACGCCGGGGGCGGCCGACGGGAGCGGCACGGTGTCGTGGAGCACCCCCAGAGCCATGACGGCCTCGCGGCGGACCTCGGCCTGCTGGTCGTCGAGGGCCTGGACGAGTCCTCGCGTACCGTGGTCGAGCTCCTCGCCCACCGCTCCATTACGAGCCGTCACGCTGCCTCGAATGGCGGAGCCGAGCGAACGTGCGGCGGCCTGCCGGACCTTCCAGTCCTCGTCCTCAAGAGCCGCGAGCAGGCGAGAAACAACCCGCCCAAGGTCGTCGGCATTGACGGAGGCGAGGTTCTCGACGGCCATCCGCCGACTCGTCGCATCCCCTGCCTGGATCGACCCGATCTGGAGCCCTGTCAGAGCGTGCTCGACGTTTCGGTTCTCAAGCCGGTACAGCCAGGCCGCGAGCACCAACCCCACGACCGCCACCGCGACCATCAGCCGCTTCACCGTGAACCGTATGCGGGGGATCGGCATGTCCTGGGTCCTTCTGATGCGCTTCCGATGACGGACGCCGTTCCTGGACCGTCGGTGCCTGCAGGGGTCGCGCACGTCCCGGATTCGTGTTCGACGGCATCGCGATCGACATGGACTATCCTGACCACACGCTGCCTCACTTTCACGCGATTTACGGAGAAAGCGGCGATCGCGGCAATGGAGACGGCCGAGGTCCTCGACGGGAGATCGCCTGGGCGCGCAGGGCCATCGTGTGCGAGCGAGCCGTGACCGATCGCGACGAGCTGACGAGGAATCGGGAACTGGCTTGCACGGGTCGACCGTGGCCGACGGGTCCCCAGGTCAGTTGACGAAGTCGCCGCGTCCAAATCGTTCGACGAGGTCCAGGACGTCCGCCGGCTTGTAGACGACGCCCGAAGCGCCCGCCTCCCTGGCGATGAAGGGGACCTCCGGCGAAACGTTCGCGGTCACGAGGACGATCGGGACCCGGCCGAATCCGAGGTTCTCCCGCAGTCGCCTGATCAATTCCAGCCCATCCATGCCGGGCATCATCAGGTCGGTCAGCACCAGGTCGAACGTGAAGTGGGCCGCCTCGTGGAGGGCGGCGTCGCCGCAGGTGGCGGCGCG of Paludisphaera rhizosphaerae contains these proteins:
- the dnaA gene encoding chromosomal replication initiator protein DnaA — encoded protein: MIGAKGIDKQATAPRAEVADALESALRDAVAERIGESRFGLWFGEGVRMNVAGDGASVQVTTPNAYFRDRIKSGFAANVADAVKQVIGRALPVSFAVQDEADPRTGGEVVEPAAPADRRPVVTVPIPGVTRPAAPAERPTIDQPAPPRFVSPTSPARPLRKLDDFVAGGGAQLAAAAAREMVRSAGKSFNPLFIHAGVGLGKTHMLEGIAQGLRQSHPGLNVVLVTAEAFTNGFLEAMRTASLTSFRNRFRNANVLVVDDVHFLASKRATQEEFLHTFNALADRGAAIVLASDQHPRKIAKLTDELATRFLGGMVVKIEAPDLESRRAIVRAKAAAKGIEAPAAVVDYLAENIKSSVRELEGAFQSVVAHASLAGRPLSLATARAALGETIRCTIRSIALRDVEKAVCVFFQIDGDGLKSESRVRTLAYPRMLAMYLARKHAGASYSEIGRYFGGRNHSTVMSAEKKVLGWLKDDARNALLPGFDNVVDILADLESNLGA
- a CDS encoding tetratricopeptide repeat protein, with amino-acid sequence MSDRAVEDGSDSWSASASGDVDPALARLFSELMERLDAGEAIDVEAVVAEHPQWAEEIRRLTPALLDLSALRGDAPAAREFGGFRIDREIGRGGMGIVYEAEQTALGRRVALKVLLSAAAMDAHALRRFQLEAQVAGLLQHPRIVPVYDVGVVQGTPYYAMRLVRGGSLADLVAAMRAMADDPPDESDRPGFWSGWTKFVFPPGGGRQTAPRSVEGDDRRGVENESSDADPTPVSPSSGPTGHLPPPGGKAPDDVFPPGGGRQTAPRSDEGDDRRGASNRTPDRNAGPIPPHPSASRPPSPARGEGRYGPDSLPTADPHEEESDIGELAVGLLSGRFAPEHEEDEAPGAGPPLKLRLPVHGSLGSRSYIRTVARLGVQVAEALGYAHEQGVTHRDVKPANLLLDRKGDVWVVDFGMADVQGAGGLTVSGDLPGTLRYMSPEQATGRRALVDRRTDVYALGATLYELLTLRPAATGQDRQEILRRVVEEEPTPIRRLNPAVPVDLATAVAKAMAKNPADRYDTAARFAEDLRRFLDGRPIAARPVGAPARLWRWCRRKPILAGLSAALAASLILGLAGAAWSWRRSVIQERRLAASAAKLAAVDGFLIRQLLELASPEHNPDGGKTSIREALDRAAAEVGPSLAGQPEVEAAVRLEIGKAYHGMGDYAASERHLRTAYDLLRTRPEAPADDALAIQAELAHTLDHLTRWDEAEPLLVDAVARSRRVLGPGAETSLRASNYLAAFLNDRGRLNEAEAAYRRTIAESEGGLKKLPPEIVLSARGNLADILRRQKRLDEAEALLRPTIDDSIDILGRKNPATLSARNNLAAVLESRGEYQEAERIFREDLEINREVLGPEHVGTLTCGYNLAHVLIKLGRLDEAEPLLRSTLETQRRVMGPEHPATLFVAAALGDLLRTRGRLDEAESLLRSTLEAQRRILGPDHADVKRTAARLESLAGDRAVADRRRP
- a CDS encoding serine hydrolase domain-containing protein, whose protein sequence is MRRSFTAAAFVLLGISASASEPLSRAEPEAMGVSSAAVRDFVLAADKIDSFHSVIVVRHGKVVAEGWWSPYDAETRHALFSLSKSFTSTAVGLAVAEGKLSIDDPVLKFFPEDASENPSANLKAMRVSDLLRMSTGHKDEPKRAEDQVWTKVFLAQEVPFKPGTHFLYNTSGTYMASAIVQKAVGQTVLDYLRPRLFDPLGIDDPEWGTSPQGVSLGGYGLSIRTEDIAKFGQLYLQKGRWNGRQIVPEAWVNAATKLQTSNGSNPKSDWEQGYGYQFWRCRNGGYRGDGAFGQYCVVLPEKDAVVAITSAVKNMQEVLDLVWDKLLPGLMNEPLPADAQAREALAQTLTGLKMKTPEGAPAPGSSVKVVGRTFGFEPNARKLEALRVEQADNGPITLVLRVDGADRRIPCGRGEWVKSRAAVTGFPEQPVAASAAWTAEDTLTAQVVLVESPFRVTYRIKFDGDKATVDPEVNVAFGGARPGALTGKAE
- a CDS encoding glycoside hydrolase family 76 protein; translated protein: MSRAWTMGALIATYFLGTSANGAEPGRYELQAREVTDYIQRTFLDARTGLYVATESKHRPDFAWGQGVALANLVAAARVEPDAYRKTLDGYVKALDVYWDAKAKVPGYEPSPTRGNGDDKYYDDNAWIVLSLLEAYETDHNPKRLERAEATLRFALSGWDDAIGGGIWWHEGHKDGTKNTCSNAPTAVGCLRLARVKPDDEAAKQIDEARRIVAWTRDSLQTEDGLYHDRKVVATGEIKRGKLTYNAGLMLRAFLGLYRATGDESYLREARRISDASDWFISARNGVYRDDVKFAHLLVEADLEFHRTTGDAHALDRARRNVDAFYAHWQADPPADMISNASIARILWLFSETETDAGREFWSHADKPRL